One window of Sinorhizobium fredii NGR234 genomic DNA carries:
- a CDS encoding 3-ketoacyl-ACP reductase produces the protein MTDKARPVAIVTGGRRGIGLGIARALAAGGFDIAITGIGDAEGVAPVIAELGTLGARAIFLRADVADLSGHQATVDAVIAAFGRIDCLVNNAGIASVVRGDFFDLKPENFDTIVGINLRGTVFFTQAVLKAMRAIAPSAPRSIINITSVSAAMTSPERLDYCMSKAGLAAFTQGLALRLAETGISAFEVRPGIIRSDMTAAVSSKYDALIAGGLVPVKRWGEPEDIGNIVAGLASGQFAFATGSVIQADGGLSISRL, from the coding sequence ATGACGGACAAGGCACGCCCCGTCGCGATCGTCACCGGCGGCCGCCGCGGCATCGGCCTCGGCATTGCCCGAGCCCTTGCGGCGGGCGGATTCGACATCGCCATCACCGGCATCGGCGATGCGGAAGGCGTGGCGCCGGTCATTGCGGAGCTCGGCACGCTGGGCGCGCGCGCCATCTTCCTCCGGGCCGATGTCGCCGACCTTTCGGGCCATCAGGCAACCGTCGATGCGGTGATCGCGGCCTTCGGCCGGATCGACTGCCTCGTCAACAATGCCGGCATTGCCTCCGTCGTGCGCGGCGATTTTTTCGATCTCAAGCCGGAGAATTTCGACACGATCGTTGGCATCAACCTGCGCGGCACGGTCTTCTTCACCCAGGCGGTGCTGAAAGCGATGCGCGCCATCGCTCCGAGCGCGCCGCGTTCGATCATCAACATCACCTCGGTCTCCGCGGCGATGACGTCGCCGGAACGGCTCGACTATTGCATGAGCAAGGCGGGGCTCGCGGCCTTCACCCAGGGCCTGGCGCTGAGGCTCGCCGAGACCGGCATCTCGGCCTTCGAGGTGCGCCCCGGCATCATCCGCTCCGATATGACCGCGGCCGTGTCCAGCAAATACGACGCGCTGATCGCCGGTGGGCTGGTGCCGGTCAAGCGCTGGGGCGAGCCCGAGGATATCGGCAATATCGTCGCCGGCCTCGCCAGCGGCCAATTCGCCTTCGCCACGGGCTCGGTCATCCAGGCCGATGGAGGCCTGTCGATCAGCCGGTTGTAA
- a CDS encoding M3 family metallopeptidase has translation MTVNASLNPALVNWTGHQGLPRFEAIKDEDFAPAFEAAFASHEAEIDAIASNPEPASFENTVVALEIAGDELSRVSALFWTKAGAHTNEVIQALERDIAPKMSRHYSKIGTNPALFSRIDTLWEKRERLGLDLEATRVLERHWKGFVKSGAKLPKPEQDRLAAINETLAGLGAKFGQNVLADEKNWTLLLAREEELGGLSDFLRDAMAAVARDRGEDGKYAVTLSRSIIEPFLTFSENRELREQAFRAWTARGENGGETDNRGIIAETLVLRAEKAKLLGYENYAALKLDDTMAKTPEAVNGLLMQVWEKAVARAGEEEADLAELIAAEGRNHEVMPWDWRHYAEKLRAKKFSFSESELKPYLQLEKIIDACFDVARRLFGITATEKKGIAAYHPDVRVFEIRDASGKLLALFLGDYFARSSKRSGAWMSSFQSQHKLKLKNGAIGEIPIVYNVCNFAKPADGKPALLSIDDARTLFHEFGHALHGMLSNVTYPSVSGTGVSRDFVELPSQLYEHWLTVPQILREYAVHYRTGEPMPQALLDKVLAARTFNSGFATVEFTSSALVDMAYHTAENISDPMALEAATLDKIGLPNSIVMRHRSPHFLHVFSGDGYSAGYYSYMWSEVLDADAFAAFEETGDPFDPAMAEKLKSHIYSVGGAIDPEDAYKAFRGKLPSPDAMLQKKGLAA, from the coding sequence ATGACCGTCAACGCTTCGCTCAACCCCGCTCTGGTGAACTGGACCGGCCATCAGGGCCTGCCGCGCTTCGAGGCGATCAAGGACGAGGACTTCGCCCCCGCCTTCGAGGCCGCCTTCGCGAGCCACGAGGCGGAGATCGACGCGATCGCCAGCAATCCGGAGCCGGCGAGCTTCGAAAACACCGTCGTCGCGCTGGAAATCGCCGGAGACGAGCTGTCGCGCGTTTCGGCGCTGTTCTGGACCAAGGCCGGCGCCCACACCAACGAGGTCATCCAGGCGCTGGAACGCGACATCGCGCCGAAGATGTCGCGCCACTATTCGAAGATCGGCACGAACCCGGCGCTGTTCAGCCGGATCGATACGCTGTGGGAGAAGCGGGAGAGGCTAGGCCTCGACCTGGAGGCGACGCGCGTGCTCGAGCGGCACTGGAAGGGTTTCGTCAAATCCGGCGCCAAGCTTCCCAAGCCCGAGCAGGACCGGCTTGCGGCGATCAACGAGACGCTCGCCGGTCTTGGCGCGAAATTCGGCCAGAACGTGCTGGCCGACGAGAAGAACTGGACGCTGCTGCTCGCGAGGGAGGAGGAACTCGGCGGGCTGTCGGATTTCCTGAGGGATGCGATGGCGGCCGTGGCGCGCGACCGCGGCGAGGACGGCAAATATGCCGTCACGCTGTCGCGCTCGATCATCGAGCCGTTCCTGACCTTCTCGGAAAACCGCGAGCTGCGCGAACAGGCCTTCAGGGCCTGGACGGCGCGCGGCGAAAACGGCGGCGAGACAGACAATCGCGGCATTATCGCCGAGACGCTTGTCCTTCGGGCCGAGAAGGCAAAGCTGCTCGGCTACGAGAACTACGCGGCGCTGAAGCTCGACGACACGATGGCGAAGACGCCCGAAGCGGTGAACGGCCTGCTGATGCAGGTCTGGGAAAAGGCGGTGGCGCGGGCCGGTGAGGAGGAGGCGGATCTCGCCGAGCTGATCGCCGCCGAGGGCCGCAACCACGAGGTGATGCCCTGGGACTGGCGTCACTATGCCGAAAAGCTCCGCGCCAAAAAGTTCAGCTTCTCGGAGAGCGAGCTGAAGCCCTATCTGCAGCTCGAAAAGATCATCGATGCCTGCTTCGACGTCGCGCGTCGCCTGTTCGGCATCACCGCGACGGAGAAGAAGGGCATTGCCGCCTATCATCCCGACGTTCGGGTCTTCGAGATCCGCGACGCATCGGGTAAACTCCTGGCGCTCTTCCTCGGCGACTATTTCGCCCGCTCCTCCAAGCGCTCGGGCGCCTGGATGAGTTCGTTCCAGTCGCAGCACAAACTGAAACTGAAGAATGGCGCGATCGGCGAAATCCCGATCGTCTACAATGTCTGCAATTTCGCAAAACCCGCCGACGGCAAGCCGGCCCTGCTCTCCATCGACGACGCGCGCACCCTCTTCCACGAGTTCGGCCACGCGCTGCACGGCATGCTGTCGAACGTCACCTACCCGTCGGTGTCGGGTACCGGTGTTTCGCGCGATTTCGTCGAACTGCCGTCGCAGCTCTATGAGCATTGGCTGACAGTGCCGCAGATCCTCAGGGAATATGCGGTGCATTACCGGACCGGGGAGCCGATGCCGCAGGCGCTGCTCGACAAGGTGCTGGCCGCCCGAACCTTCAATTCCGGCTTCGCCACCGTCGAGTTCACCTCGTCGGCGCTTGTCGACATGGCCTATCATACGGCAGAAAACATCAGCGACCCGATGGCGCTCGAAGCCGCGACGCTCGACAAGATCGGCCTGCCGAACTCGATCGTCATGCGGCATCGCAGCCCGCATTTCCTGCATGTCTTCTCGGGAGACGGCTATTCCGCCGGCTATTATTCCTACATGTGGTCGGAAGTGCTCGATGCCGACGCCTTCGCCGCTTTCGAGGAGACCGGCGATCCCTTCGACCCGGCGATGGCGGAAAAGCTCAAGAGCCACATCTATTCGGTCGGCGGGGCGATCGATCCGGAGGACGCCTACAAGGCCTTCCGCGGCAAGCTGCCGAGCCCGGATGCGATGCTCCAAAAGAAGGGGCTGGCGGCGTAG
- a CDS encoding GMC family oxidoreductase, whose amino-acid sequence MSYDYIITGAGPAGCVLANRLSEDPAVKVLLLEAGGGDWNPLFHMPAGFAKMTKGVASWGWNTVPQKHMKGRVLRYTQAKVIGGGSSINAQLYTRGNAVDYDLWASEDGCAGWDYRSVLPYFKRAEDNQRFADDYHAYGGPLGVSMPVSTLPICDAYIRAGQELGIPYNHDFNGRQQAGVGFYQLTQRNRRRSSASLAYLSPIKDRKNLTVRTGARVARIVLEGRRAVGVEVVTAKGSEAIRAEREVLVSSGAIGSPKLLLQSGIGPADHLRSVGVEVRHDLPGVGSNLQDHLDLFVISECTGDHTYDNVAKLHRTLWAGLQYVLFRSGPVASSLFETGGFWYADPNARSPDIQFHLGLGSGIEAGVARLKNAGVTLNSAYLHPRSRGTVRLSSADPAAAPLIDPNYWEDAHDRRMSLEGLQIAREIMQQPALEPYVMAERLPGRDIKTEEQLFDYGCANAKTDHHPVGTCKMGTDQTAVVDLDLKVRGLEGLRVCDSSVMPRVPSCNTNGPTIMMGEKGADIIRGLPPLPPAVFQHERNDTRPRARAEIN is encoded by the coding sequence ATGAGCTATGACTATATCATCACCGGTGCCGGCCCGGCCGGCTGCGTGCTCGCCAACCGGCTGAGCGAGGATCCGGCCGTCAAGGTGCTGCTGCTCGAGGCGGGCGGCGGCGATTGGAACCCGCTGTTCCACATGCCGGCCGGCTTCGCCAAGATGACCAAGGGCGTGGCGAGCTGGGGCTGGAATACGGTGCCGCAGAAGCACATGAAGGGCAGGGTGCTGCGCTATACGCAGGCCAAGGTGATCGGCGGCGGCTCGTCGATCAATGCGCAGCTCTACACCCGCGGGAATGCCGTCGACTATGATCTCTGGGCGAGCGAGGACGGCTGCGCCGGCTGGGACTATCGCAGCGTGCTTCCCTATTTCAAGCGGGCCGAGGACAACCAGCGCTTCGCCGACGACTATCATGCCTATGGCGGACCGCTCGGCGTCTCGATGCCGGTCTCGACGCTGCCGATCTGCGATGCCTATATCCGCGCCGGCCAGGAACTCGGCATTCCCTATAATCACGATTTCAACGGCAGGCAGCAGGCGGGCGTCGGCTTCTATCAGCTCACCCAGCGCAACCGCCGCCGCTCCTCCGCATCGCTTGCCTATCTGTCGCCGATCAAGGATCGCAAGAACCTGACGGTGCGCACCGGTGCCCGCGTCGCCCGCATCGTGCTCGAAGGCCGCCGCGCCGTCGGCGTCGAAGTGGTGACCGCCAAGGGCAGCGAAGCGATCCGCGCCGAACGGGAGGTGCTGGTTTCGTCCGGTGCGATCGGTTCGCCGAAACTGCTGCTGCAGTCCGGCATCGGGCCGGCCGATCACCTGCGTTCGGTGGGCGTCGAGGTCCGCCACGATCTCCCCGGCGTCGGCAGCAATCTTCAGGACCATCTCGACCTGTTCGTGATTTCCGAATGCACTGGCGACCACACCTACGACAACGTCGCCAAGCTGCACCGCACGCTCTGGGCGGGGCTGCAATATGTGCTGTTCCGCAGCGGCCCGGTCGCCTCGTCGCTCTTCGAGACCGGCGGCTTCTGGTATGCCGATCCGAATGCCCGTTCGCCGGACATCCAGTTCCATCTCGGCCTCGGTTCGGGCATCGAGGCGGGCGTGGCGCGGCTGAAGAATGCCGGCGTCACGCTCAACTCCGCCTATCTGCACCCGCGCTCGCGCGGCACCGTCCGGCTTTCCTCGGCCGATCCGGCGGCAGCACCGCTGATCGACCCGAACTACTGGGAGGATGCGCATGACCGCAGGATGTCGCTCGAAGGGCTGCAGATCGCCCGCGAGATCATGCAGCAGCCGGCGCTCGAGCCTTATGTCATGGCCGAACGGTTGCCGGGGAGGGATATCAAGACCGAGGAGCAACTCTTCGACTATGGCTGCGCCAATGCCAAGACGGATCATCACCCGGTCGGCACCTGCAAGATGGGCACGGATCAGACGGCGGTCGTCGATCTCGACCTGAAGGTCCGCGGGCTCGAGGGCCTGCGGGTCTGCGACAGTTCGGTGATGCCGCGCGTGCCGTCCTGCAACACCAACGGGCCGACCATCATGATGGGCGAGAAAGGGGCCGATATAATCCGCGGCCTGCCGCCACTGCCGCCGGCGGTGTTCCAGCATGAGCGCAACGACACGCGGCCCAGGGCCCGCGCCGAAATTAACTGA
- a CDS encoding ABC transporter ATP-binding protein: MSFLKISNLRKSYGSLEILKDINLEIEKGGFLVLVGPSGCGKSTLLNTIAGLEPITSGDIAINGRSVSGLHPSKRDIAMVFQSYALYPNMTVAGNIAFGMEIRGVPKEERDKAIKQVADMLQIGHLLERKPSQLSGGQRQRVAMGRALVRNPQVFLFDEPLSNLDAKLRVDMRTEIKRLHHRMKTTIVYVTHDQIEAMTLATKIAVLKDGVLQQFGTPAEIYNNPANMFVADFMGSPAMNLLKARIEASGPNVAVTLERPNAEPLRLAVPHDGALSSYAGRDVVFGIRPEALTDPDGADRNAKFVAEGDCLIEVVEPAGSDTFAVTRLGGKEIVARLRADARIAPGQTSRLAFNLDKAVFFDPESQMRIA; the protein is encoded by the coding sequence ATGTCATTCCTGAAAATCAGCAATCTGCGCAAATCCTACGGCTCGCTGGAGATCTTGAAGGACATCAATCTCGAGATCGAAAAGGGTGGGTTCCTCGTGCTCGTCGGCCCGTCCGGCTGCGGCAAGTCGACTCTCCTGAACACGATCGCCGGCCTGGAACCGATCACCTCGGGCGACATCGCCATCAACGGCCGCTCGGTGTCGGGGCTGCACCCGTCGAAGCGCGACATCGCCATGGTGTTCCAGTCCTACGCGCTCTATCCGAACATGACGGTCGCCGGAAACATCGCCTTCGGCATGGAAATCCGCGGCGTGCCGAAGGAGGAGCGCGACAAGGCGATCAAGCAGGTTGCCGACATGCTGCAGATCGGTCACCTGCTCGAGCGCAAGCCGAGCCAGCTCTCCGGCGGCCAGCGCCAGCGCGTCGCCATGGGCCGGGCGCTGGTGCGCAATCCGCAGGTCTTTCTTTTCGACGAGCCCTTGTCGAACCTCGATGCCAAGCTGCGCGTCGACATGCGCACCGAGATCAAGCGGCTGCATCACCGAATGAAGACGACGATCGTCTATGTAACGCATGACCAGATCGAAGCGATGACGCTGGCAACCAAGATCGCCGTGCTGAAGGACGGCGTGCTGCAGCAGTTCGGTACACCGGCCGAGATCTACAACAACCCGGCCAATATGTTCGTCGCGGATTTCATGGGATCGCCGGCGATGAACCTGTTGAAGGCGCGCATCGAAGCCTCCGGGCCGAACGTCGCCGTGACGCTGGAGCGGCCGAATGCCGAGCCGCTGAGGCTCGCGGTGCCGCATGACGGCGCGCTCTCCTCCTATGCCGGCCGCGACGTCGTCTTCGGCATCCGTCCGGAGGCGCTCACCGATCCGGACGGTGCCGACCGCAACGCCAAGTTCGTCGCCGAGGGCGATTGCCTGATCGAGGTGGTCGAGCCGGCCGGTTCCGACACCTTCGCGGTCACCCGGCTCGGCGGCAAGGAAATCGTGGCAAGACTCCGCGCCGACGCGCGCATCGCGCCCGGCCAGACGTCGCGGCTCGCCTTCAACCTCGACAAGGCCGTGTTCTTCGACCCTGAGAGCCAGATGCGGATCGCATGA
- a CDS encoding glycerate kinase type-2 family protein, with product MALTDPRRFLTSLFEAAVVAADPYAAIRAHLPARPKGRTIVVGAGKAASQMAAAFERLWDGPIEGAVVARHGPVEKCERIKVLQSAHPVPDEAGLVASSALLDLVKGLTADDLVVALISGGGSALLPAPPNGLTLDDEMAVNKALLASGAPISAMNVVRKHVSRIKGGRLALAAAPARVVSLVVSDVPGDNPAFVASGPTVSDLSSLEEAREIVSRYAMALPERVMAHLSADAARAPSPDDAAFAGNEVHVIASASVSLEAAAARARESGIEAMILSDAIEGEARDIGRMHAALAREVALRGRPFSKPVVLLSGGETTVTISKDYGKGGRNSEFLLSLALDIDGVAGIDALAADTDGIDGSEDNAGAFADGASVARMRAAGVDPRAHLARHDAWSAFSASGDLFVPGPTGTNVNDFRAMLVR from the coding sequence ATGGCATTGACCGATCCGCGCCGCTTTCTGACCTCCCTCTTCGAGGCCGCCGTCGTGGCGGCAGATCCCTACGCCGCCATCCGTGCCCACCTGCCGGCGCGGCCGAAGGGCCGCACCATCGTCGTCGGCGCCGGCAAGGCGGCAAGCCAGATGGCCGCCGCCTTCGAGCGGCTCTGGGACGGCCCGATTGAAGGGGCCGTGGTCGCCCGCCATGGGCCGGTCGAGAAGTGCGAGCGTATCAAAGTGCTGCAATCGGCGCATCCGGTGCCGGACGAGGCAGGGCTTGTCGCCTCCTCAGCGCTCCTCGATCTCGTCAAGGGGCTGACAGCCGACGACCTCGTGGTGGCGCTGATCTCCGGCGGCGGCTCGGCGCTGCTGCCGGCGCCGCCGAATGGTTTGACGCTTGACGACGAAATGGCCGTCAACAAGGCGCTGCTTGCCTCCGGTGCGCCGATCTCGGCGATGAACGTGGTGCGCAAGCATGTCTCGCGAATCAAGGGCGGGCGCTTAGCGCTTGCCGCTGCGCCGGCGCGCGTCGTCAGTCTCGTCGTCTCGGATGTCCCGGGCGACAACCCGGCCTTCGTCGCCTCCGGCCCGACCGTATCGGACCTGTCGAGCCTCGAGGAGGCGCGCGAGATCGTTTCCCGCTATGCCATGGCGTTGCCGGAGCGGGTGATGGCGCATCTTTCCGCCGATGCGGCGCGGGCGCCGAGCCCCGATGATGCCGCCTTTGCCGGCAACGAGGTTCATGTGATCGCCTCGGCAAGCGTGTCGCTCGAGGCGGCGGCGGCGCGCGCCAGAGAGTCCGGCATCGAGGCGATGATCCTCTCCGACGCGATCGAGGGCGAGGCGCGCGACATCGGCCGGATGCATGCCGCACTCGCCCGCGAGGTGGCACTGCGCGGCCGCCCGTTTAGCAAGCCCGTCGTGCTGCTTTCCGGCGGCGAGACGACCGTGACGATTTCCAAGGACTACGGCAAGGGCGGCCGCAACAGCGAGTTCCTGCTGTCGCTGGCGCTCGACATCGACGGTGTTGCCGGCATCGATGCGCTCGCCGCCGATACGGACGGCATCGACGGTTCGGAAGACAATGCCGGCGCCTTTGCCGACGGGGCGAGCGTGGCCCGCATGCGGGCGGCAGGCGTCGACCCGCGCGCCCATCTCGCCCGCCACGACGCCTGGTCGGCGTTTTCCGCCAGCGGCGACCTGTTCGTACCCGGGCCGACCGGGACGAATGTCAACGATTTCCGGGCGATGCTGGTGCGCTGA
- a CDS encoding Dabb family protein: MIRHCVFIRFRSEVSEAEKAAIFAEIAALKERLPGFLAAHIGANVSPETGMDKGYAEGFIVDFADAKARDAYLDDADHRKTGAKIVAAAEGGVQGVLVYDLQLRASC, from the coding sequence ATGATTCGCCACTGCGTTTTCATCCGCTTCCGCTCCGAGGTGAGCGAGGCCGAGAAGGCGGCGATCTTCGCCGAGATCGCCGCCCTGAAAGAGCGCCTGCCGGGGTTCCTGGCGGCGCATATCGGCGCCAATGTCAGCCCGGAGACGGGCATGGACAAGGGTTACGCCGAAGGCTTCATCGTCGATTTTGCCGATGCCAAGGCGCGTGATGCCTATCTCGATGACGCAGACCATCGAAAGACCGGCGCAAAAATTGTTGCGGCGGCGGAAGGCGGCGTCCAAGGTGTGCTCGTCTACGACCTACAGCTCCGCGCGTCTTGTTAG
- a CDS encoding GMC oxidoreductase, giving the protein MSQSMESQPDIVIIGSGVGGATVAAGLAASGAEILILEAGHHIEDLPVNRDQRAIFQRGHFRPKETWYEAGGAGFNPGNYYNVGGNSKFYGAVLTRYRREDFEEMRHLEGVSPAWPFAYEELEPWYAKAEELYQVRGRLGEDPTEPAHSNDYPHGPVPDEPAIAKVRKRLAAIGMHPYSLPLGIDIDRWLAKGKTPWDAHPNSFDGKMDAETAALTAALEYPNVRLQTGSRVTRLTTAPDGKAISSVHYVKDGVEHSISPKLVILSAGAVQSAVLLLRSADERNPAGLANRSDQVGRNFMNHNSSAVIALSPWYRNDSVYQKTFGLNDFYLSDGEGGPPLGNIQLLGRVSGAILKANMPAMPEWLLNQVSARGIDFYAMSEDLPSPESRVMVDGERILLKWVRTNWQAHLDLVSRLKAVLKKAGFPIVLARAFDKRTPSHQCGTVRIGNDAADAPLDVYCRAFDHPNLFVVDAGFLPTSAAANPALTVAAQALRVADHIVNEDLRA; this is encoded by the coding sequence ATGAGCCAGAGCATGGAGAGCCAGCCGGATATCGTCATCATCGGCTCGGGCGTCGGCGGCGCCACCGTGGCTGCCGGACTTGCCGCTTCGGGTGCCGAAATCCTCATCCTCGAGGCGGGTCACCACATCGAGGACCTGCCGGTCAACCGCGACCAGCGGGCGATCTTCCAGCGCGGCCATTTCCGGCCGAAGGAGACCTGGTACGAGGCGGGCGGCGCCGGCTTCAACCCCGGCAACTACTACAATGTCGGCGGCAACTCGAAATTCTACGGCGCGGTGCTCACCCGCTACCGCCGCGAGGACTTCGAGGAGATGCGCCACCTCGAAGGCGTCTCGCCCGCCTGGCCGTTTGCCTACGAGGAGCTCGAGCCGTGGTACGCCAAGGCGGAGGAACTCTATCAGGTGCGTGGGAGGCTGGGCGAGGACCCGACCGAACCAGCGCATTCGAACGACTATCCGCACGGGCCGGTGCCGGATGAGCCGGCGATCGCCAAGGTTCGCAAGCGCCTGGCAGCGATCGGTATGCACCCCTATTCGCTGCCGCTCGGCATCGATATCGACCGCTGGCTCGCCAAGGGCAAGACGCCCTGGGATGCACATCCGAACAGTTTCGACGGCAAGATGGATGCGGAAACGGCCGCGCTGACCGCTGCACTCGAATATCCGAATGTGCGGCTGCAGACCGGCTCGCGCGTCACCCGGCTGACGACAGCCCCGGATGGCAAGGCGATCTCCTCCGTGCATTATGTCAAGGACGGGGTCGAGCATAGCATCTCGCCGAAGCTCGTCATCCTCTCGGCCGGCGCCGTGCAATCGGCCGTGCTGCTCCTGCGCTCGGCCGACGAGCGCAACCCGGCCGGTCTCGCCAACCGCTCCGACCAGGTCGGCCGCAATTTCATGAATCACAATTCGAGCGCGGTGATCGCGCTCAGCCCCTGGTACCGCAACGACTCCGTCTATCAGAAGACCTTCGGCCTCAACGATTTCTATCTCTCCGACGGCGAGGGCGGGCCGCCGCTCGGCAATATCCAGCTTCTCGGCCGTGTCTCCGGCGCAATCCTGAAAGCCAACATGCCGGCCATGCCCGAGTGGCTCCTCAACCAGGTCTCGGCCCGCGGAATCGATTTCTACGCGATGAGCGAGGACCTGCCGTCGCCGGAAAGCCGCGTCATGGTCGACGGCGAGCGCATCCTGCTCAAATGGGTGCGCACCAACTGGCAAGCCCACCTCGATCTCGTATCCAGGCTGAAGGCGGTGCTGAAAAAGGCCGGCTTCCCGATCGTTCTGGCCAGGGCCTTCGACAAGCGAACGCCGTCGCACCAATGCGGCACGGTCAGGATCGGCAATGACGCCGCGGACGCGCCGCTCGACGTTTATTGCCGCGCCTTCGATCATCCGAACCTCTTCGTTGTCGATGCCGGCTTCCTGCCGACGTCGGCCGCCGCCAATCCGGCGCTGACGGTTGCGGCCCAGGCGCTGCGCGTCGCTGATCACATCGTCAATGAGGATCTTCGGGCATGA